A genome region from Lucilia cuprina isolate Lc7/37 chromosome 3, ASM2204524v1, whole genome shotgun sequence includes the following:
- the LOC111690938 gene encoding septin-2 isoform X2, with protein sequence MSKTPLFDKDRDYIGFATLPEQVHRKSVKRGFEFTLMVVGESGLGKSTLVNSLFLGDLYKNRIIPPVEERIEKTTRIEKKTMDIEERGVRLRLTVVDTPGFGDSINCEDSWRVCTAYIDEQFRQYFTDESGLNRRNIQDNRVHCCLYFVPPWGHSLRQMDLDLLRRLHRKVNIVLVIGKSDCLTKTEVRNLKERILRDLEDSHIQLYQFPECDSDEDEDFKQQDRDLKASIPFAVVGSNAILDIAGKKVRGRQYPWGVVNVEDPEHSDFIKLRTFLISTHMQDLKDTTQDVHYENFRAQCISQISQHALRERGKLKRDSISSTNGFEAAISETDRLLLQKDEEIRRMQDMLTQMQEKLKQTHIMEMKKNDTVIDV encoded by the exons ATGT CTAAAACACCGTTGTTCGATAAGGATCGTGACTATATAGGCTTTGCAACCTTACCTGAACAAGTGCACAGGAAATCTGTGAAAAGAGGATTTGAATTTACTCTTATGGTGGTGGGCGAATCCGGTCTAGGAAAATCAACTTTGGTGAACAGTTTATTCTTGGGAGATCTGTATAAGAATAGAATTATTCCACCAGTAGaagaaagaattgaaaaaacAACACGAATCGAAAAGAAAACAATGGATATCGAAGAGAGAGGTGTTCGCTTACGTTTAACTGTTGTAGACACGCCAGGATTCGGTGATTCTATAAATTGTGAAGACAGTTGGAGAGTGTGCACAGCGTATATTGATGAACAG TTTCGACAATATTTTACGGATGAAAGTGGATTGAACAGGCGAAATATACAAGATAACAGGGTGCACTGTTGCTTATATTTTGTGCCACCTTGGGGACACAG TTTACGTCAAATGGATTTGGATTTATTAAGACGATTACATCGAAAAGTCAATATTGTACTAGTAATTGGGAAATCAGACTGTTTGACTAAGACCGAAGTTCGAAATTTAAAGGAACGTATCTTAAGAGATTTGGAAGATAGTCATATACAGTTGTACCAATTTCCCGAGTGTGACTCAGATGAAGATGAAGATTTTAAACAACAGGATCGCGACCTAAAAGCTTCTATACCATTTGCTGTTGTAGGAAGCAATGCGATTCTCGATATAGCTGGAAAAAAAGTTCGCGGACGACAGTACCCTTGGGGAGTAGTAAATGTTGAAGATCCGGAGCACagtgattttattaaattaaggaCCTTCTTAATTTCGACCCACATGCAAGACCTAAAAGACACTACTCAAGATGtacattatgaaaattttcgtgCTCAATGTATTTCACAAATTTCGCAACACGCCCTGCGAGAACGTGGCAAATTGAAGCGTGATTCAATTAGTTCTACAAATGGATTTGAAGCAGCAATTTCTGAAACTGATCGTCTGTTATTACAGAAAGATGAGGAAATTCGACGCATGCAAGATATGCTAACACAGATGCAGGAAAAACTTAAGCAGACACATATTATGGAGATGAAGAAGAACGACACTGTCATTGATGTTTAG